The sequence CTCTTTTCCCTTTGAATTAATaacctgtttggccaaactttttttgggccaaaagtatttttttttttgttgacaaaagcattttggccaaaaattgaggtgtttggcaaagcttttggaaggaaaaaaagtgattttgaggAGAAGTAAATGCAGTtgtggagaagcagaaaaagtaaCTTCTCCCCAAAAGAACTTTtatgagaagcacttttgagaaaaatacacttagaagcagttttcaaaagcttgaccaaacactgattactgctcaaaagtgtttttctaattaattagccaaacacaaactacttctcaccaaaagcactttttcTTGAAAAAACCACTTCTAAAAAATAacctgattttagaagcttggccaaatgggctataaGCAGGGAAATAAGCATGAAAAAGTAAAAGATGGAAGAAAATTAAGGGTGACtgtatttaattgaaaaaaaagtgCTTAGATTCAGTGCATTTACTGTGCATTGGCAAGTAGTTCAATacgatattttttttattgacgATGACCTCCCCATTGGTATACTTAGTTGAAACGTCTCGTCATTTTGGTAaactcctttattttattttattttattttatttttcttttgtttagttgGGAATAAATGaagataattatatatttattagCTAATCCCAACTGTATACTGGAAAATtaacaaaagtaaaaataaaaataaaacaaatgaaaaggcCTACCCATGAATCATGAACATGACATTATCTCAAGAAGACCATGTTATAAGAAATTCAAGCTTAAACAGTATAATACCTGCAAGAAAAAGTCTTTTATCTTTTAAGTATCAAGAAAATGGCCAGGTTCTTCTTTTGATTTAACCATCAGAAACTCACTAGTCCAACTAATTCAAATCTGTGCCGCATAAGAGCCATTAAAGGGGGGAAACACTCACTATTAAAAATTTCTCCATTCCAAGGAGCTTCAAGTGTAGACTGGCAAAGTTTCGAGCTTTGCCTATAATTAGTTGAATATGCATGAAACTCAACTATCAGACTAGACAAGCAAATATATCAATCAACTTTACCTCAATCCCTAACTAAGTGGAGAGGTAATCAAACAGTTACAATACTATCTTACATAAGTGTATACATTAGCAAGAGCAGGAAAGCATTCCAGAAAAAGTTTTAAGGCAATGGCTCAGACATCTGGACAGAGCAGCAGCAAAGGAGGCAAAATCATAGGTGGTTCAACAGCTAAAGAGATGCTACCAAAGTGAAATAGCCGAACCGAACCAGAAACTCCATTCTACTTCAATAAACCTTGAACAATCAAAGCCTTCATCTTCCACACTAACTCCATGATGCAGCAAAAGAGACATGCAGACCTTTTTGGTAAAATAAAGCATTTTATAAATAGTTACAGCACTCAACAGGCTAAGCCTGTAGAGACTTTACAGATTCTATCAAGGTCTCTACTCTCTACTTCATAGAGATGTAATACAAAAGCTTCTAAATCGAGATTAAAAACCATGCACCAACTTCCTTTTCTCAGATTAATTCTTCATTGCGGGATTACTCTATTATAACCTCTACTTTATAGagtaaaatttaaaaagaaaatagaactaCATGCGattaataaaataaagttataGCTTCTTTCAAGTAAGTATGTCACTCAAGCTATTAGCTTGAATTACTATATTGTACCTCTACTGTACAGGGCCAGGTTTATCTCAATTTATACCATTACTATAAAAGAACTACAAGCAACTACTGTTATTCACTAACATTTGAACTTCTAAGATTTATCTCAATTTATACCATTAATCATCTTAAGAATCAAGAAACTGCAATTCTCACTTTACTGTGTCTTCCTAGGccttcctagacctcgaccattttgtttcttctttgacttcttaGATACTCCCAACTTCTTCAAAATTGTAGTATCTGGTTTGGCCCCGTCGTCATTGCCCTTGGGGATCCTCCCACGACGCTTTTGTATTTGTTGCTTGAAGTGCACCTCATGCTGAGAATCATTCAAACATAACACCTCCTCATTTGTTCTTTTATCAGGCAACGCCTCCTCATTTGTTGCCAGCACCGAAACTGTACTAGTACCTAGTTTGGCCTCATCCTCCTTGTACTCTGGAGGCCTCCGACGAAGCTGACGTTTTGGTTGCTCCAAGGACACCTCATGCTGAGGATCAGTCAAATTCAAGGCCTCCTCACTTGTTGCCAATGCCAAAGGTTCTTCAAATTGTACTAAATGTTTATCTGCTGAGGCACAGAATGGCAATGGTTCAACTTCAGAGGTACTTACTGATTTAGGTTCAGATCTGTCTCTGCTCCAGCGCTTCAGTTGTCTTTGTTCACGATCAGTTTGAGATGAAATCTCAATCGAcactgcctcaaatcctgtagAATCATCATCCTCGTTGAGCTTCTCCAGGGTAGATGTCCCTTCTTCCAGCTGCTGCTTCTTTTCAGATGATGGTTCAACCGTTGCAAGTACAATCTCGTGAGATTCTTCCATCTTTGACAGTTCTATCAGCTGCTGCGCCTCTCTTTTGTCCAAACTCCCGTGAGTATCTGGAATTATCATTTCATTTAGCAGAGCTCCTGTCTTCTTACTGAGGTCATAAGGCTTATCTATCTGCTGCTTAAGTTCAGGTGAATTCTCTTGCTCTAGATGTTTCAAGGCAAACAAATCTGTTGATGATGCGGGTTGAGTTATGATCGCTTTTAGCTGAGTTCTTGTCCTTTTTCTCTGAATGGTCAGCTGCTTGGGTTCTGATGAGCTCCTCTCTTGCTCTAGCTGTTTCGAGGCAAACAGTTGAGTTCTGGATCCTTCTTTTAGCTGACTTCTTGTCAGTCTTCTCGGAACGGACAGCTGCTGCTTGGGTTCTGATGGTGTTAACTGTACTTGCCTTGTGCCTCTGTCTGATATATGCTGCTCCCGCTGCTCACATTGCAAAGTCAAAACTAGTGGTGCATTCTGAGTTACTGTTCCTTTCCTTTGCGCCTCGTTGGTATTCTTCAATTGCTGCAAAGCATCGTGCTGCTTTTGCTGATTCTTAGTCTTCAACAAATCCTCAGCAACAAGCTCATCTTCTAGCCTTTCAGTTTGTTGATTCTGGTTTAAGGACAATACCGTTGCTGATGACATAGATCCATCATTGCTGTATTGATACTCCCTCTGCTGCTTTAGGCTCTCTTTAGACTGTTTTGATGCATCAGACAAGTCATCAATTCTAGGTTTAACATAATCTTCCTTCGCAGAGTCCAAAGCAACTGATGCGGAGTTATTTGCCGTGGCATCCTCCACCACCGTAAACTCAAAACCTGGAGGTGCTTGGGGACTTAATATTTGAGGCAGGTTATCTTCAGGTTGTTCAGTTTCCAGTGGATATAAACTACAAATGTCAGCTGTTTCCTCAACTCCGCTGAGACTAAGCTTCTGTTGCTGCAATTTCAAATCATCTAAATGCTCAGATCCTGCCTTACTACCTACATCACTCTCACTAGAAACGAAAGACTGCGGTGGTCCTTCAAACTGTTGCATCCCTTTCTGTTTGTGTAATCTGATCTTTAGACCTCCTTTGGGAAGTACTTTATTTCCAGTTACACCATTTTGCCTCGCACTTAATTGCCCTTCTTCTTTATCTGTGTTCGGTTCATTATGATGCCCATTCAACTCCCTGTGTATTCCATTTTGTTGTCCATGATTGACTACATTTTGTTGCTCATCCAACTTCCTCTCTTCTTTAACAACTTGTACATCATCATgctttttctccttcttttcctTGCGCCGCCGCTTCTTTGGTTTAATCTCCCAACCCCACCTTCCCTTCCTCTTCTTGTACTTCCTCTTGGTTTTTGTTTCTGGATTCAAGCTATTGTCGCCACCACCAGCAAGCAAAAAGCGCCCTCCTCCATCAATCATAAGAATTTCACCATTTTCAGACAGCTTCTGTAGATGATGTTTCAGCAGGAACATATGAGCCACTGGCAAATCGTCATATTCTTTCTTGATAAACTTAGATATTGAGTCTTCAGTCGAACCTTCTGCTTCATCCAATTCCTGCAATGCCCTTTGAATCATCTATAACAAGAAGAAAACATTTGATTAGGCCAATAAGGAAAATCTTCAACTATGTGGAAACTGAGGATTCAAAACTATTCACTGTTACTCGTTAGAGATGAATAGGAAGAAGAGAAATTGCTTATCAACTCTCCGAGATCTGAACTTGGATTGCTACTTTGATTAATCAAGCTCTTAATTAAGAAAAGAACTTTCCAAAGCAAATCTTTTTGGCTAGTGTCTTGAGGAAAATATTAACAttataataaaaaagaaatctAACTTTTCCACAAGATACATATGAACCGAATAACATGAAGTGACCAGAATTGACAAGAATCCGACAAACACGCATTAACAAAATGAGAATAACTATTTCCTTTTCATTCAAGAGAGTAATTATTATTACTCAATAAGTCTTGAGATAAGCCCCAACACACAATCATGGAAAAAAATTCTCTGATATCTGGACTCATACACATAGGCAGGCTAACTATCCTAGCAttcaaaataaaaactaaaagcCAAGAATTCATTTTTTCCCAGCAGACCCATATCGATAAAGCTTGTCCGACTATTCACCAAACTTAATAATACAGACACACAAAACTCCacctatatatacatctcatacaATGGAACCCCTACCCATCATTGAGTAAAACAAGACAATGTTTCGTACAAAAGAAATCAGAACTTGCTCTGGTGCTAAAAGCCCAAAACTTGGCAACTCCAAATTTACTACTCGTCCTTAAGTAACTACAGTTTCAATAGCTTAATAACTTGGGTCATCTAGCCCTTgggctttggtctagtggtaTGAGCGATCTTGTAATGTGTGGTTAGGCGCAGGTCACAAGTTCGATTCTAACCACAGACAAGAGTCTGATATTTAACGGGAGAAGGACCTAGGGGCGGCCCCATTCAGTGGCGGAGGCAGAAATTCACTCCTAGGATTTGAACATGTGACCTCAAGCAAATTTTTAACCCCGTTTATCACTACACTATAATCTTTTGTATGTCAAGGGGATTGAATTGTTCATATATAAACAAGTATAATTTTTCACATTTACCCTATTTGTACAGTACAAGGGGATTCAATCAAATCCCTTGCCTCCTTTTAGCTCAATCCATGGCCCCAAACTCCATTGGTAAGGGGGTTGCAAAGCGTGCACCAAGAATTTTTCGGTCTTTAAAAAAATTAAGTCATCTAAGAGGTAATCCCTCCTCCAATCGaccacttctttttctttttgctagGGCTAGTTTGCGCctacctcgactaattccaccgGATAATTGCTACCTCCCACCAACAACAGGTATCAGGTAACTCCATTAACCAACGCTAAACAtatgagaagaaatcacctagtattttgtctctgctgggatttgaacctgagacctcatgaTTCTGAATCCCAACACTAGGCCTCACCCTTGGgtgtaatttttttataaaatcatTGACAGATTACCATTTTTTTTTCTGTCTCTAATTCTATAAATAATTAAGTTCACAATTACTTTTATAAAAGATTAATTAATGGATGCAGTAAAACTACTTTGTACCCACCGTCCAAAAATCATGAAATTATTACTTACCCAAGAATAAGGAGGATGATCAGGGGTAGTatgaagagaagaaaggaaatggGAAAGGCGTTGTTGAAGAATGGAGTTCTGGGTGGGTGATAATGGCCCATTTGGTTCACTGTTTGACAGTTTCAATATGGCTTCTCTCAATTTGTTCATGCCTACTGctttctgctgctgctgctgcacATTGTTGGTACAAAAACTAGGGTTTTTGGAAGTAATTGACAGATCCATAACTTGTGAGATTCGGTTTGTTTGGAATTCTAGAGAAGTTTTTGGAGGTTTGTTTGGTCCGAAACATTAAGGTCTTGAAACTTTTAAGAATTAACAATACACTTACAATTAAAGAATATTTTAAAATATCAGTGTAATCctttttcatcatatcaatataattttagagcccgtttggacataagaattctttttactttttcgagttttttttttctttttgaaatcaatatttggccataaatttttaattttcacttaacgataaattttgaaaattttaaaaattctaaaatgctgtttttcaaaattttcgctCAGattactcacaaaaattcaaaaacaacccaaatttatattcatattcaaacataactttaatttttaaatattatttttacttatttttttttttgggaattttacaattcttatgtcctaAGCCCACTTAAAGTAAGTAAATTActtactttttatttttcaattacttaTTCACCCTTACTATAAACAGGTACTTGTAGTGTTTATACTTGTAATGTAACTAGAACAGAAACGCCACAACTTTTACTTAGAAGAAAAATACGTTCTTTAATGGAAGTAGACTATAGTGGGCATAATTAAAAATGAATATGGTAACAAAAAGCTACAAATACTAAGTACTTTGTTTAAAGAGGCAGATGCAAAGAAATTAATTGAAATAAAGTATTAGGTAGACTACGTCCATTCCATGTACAAGCCAATAAACTTATTTATTTGGTGTTAACAGTAACCAATGGTTATAAATAGGGCGGTGCATATAAtatggtaaataccgaattactgtatcgaaatcgaaaattttggtatATAGTATTTAATTTTTTGGTGTTTAgtttaagtttttaaaataatttggtATTAGATAtgatatttggtatttaaaaaaataataccgaaataccgatattgtacaaaaatatatattacagTAAATTACACATTATAGATATTACTAATCAACATACTAAGTTGCACAATACTTTTCTTTGGCATTTATGTTGAGGTTGACGGTAAAGCCCATGTACTTCTTTAGGAAAATGGAGGAACAAGGTAAGATGCGTATTCTAATTCTTACTCTTTAGGTTTCCAAACAGTTTAACGTAATATTTCAACAGTTTTGAGGTGTTTATTATTCCGTTACTCTTATATTATTGTTGCATATGTTGGATTAGTTCATGTTATATTCTCTAATTTCaacaattaactctaagcaagtaacatGATTTTCAATGATTAAATATAttcttttatgtctttttttCCCTCTTAGTTGATACTTGATGGTAGGTGAGTTTAGAACGTTTTcgttgagtactttaattaagaatatttcAGTCTATGGCTTTATGCACTAGTTAATATTCAAGCCGAATAAATCGAAATTACTGAACCGAATAAATCAAAATCGGAAGGAGAAAACCTTACCGAATATAATTAAGTATGGTATtggtataatattttaagaaactAAATACtgaaaataccgaaccgaaataatTAAATATCATACCGTACCGTCCGACGAACGCCCTAGTTATAAATAAGAGTAATGTGATAATTTTGAAATTCACAAAACGTTTTACCACAATATTGATGTATCTTGAAAGCAATTAGGATTATATTTTATCATGCATATATGGACCAAATTATATTTGAGCAAGAGGTGCTTCATTATGttctttatttctctttttttttcataaaaaacTTGGACATACCCTTTTTGCAGATTTATTTTCTGACCCTCAACTTTAAGACTCTTATTTCttcctctccaaaatcccaaCTTCGCTTCCTCTTGTTTGCTCAATTATTTCTCTTGTTTGCTCAATTATTTCTCTTGTTTAAAACCAAAAACATTTTAAGCTGTAATGACAGAGGGGCATGTAATAATGTTGATCAGTAAATCTCCTTATCTTGGAATTCCCAAGTTCCATCAGAATACTATAAAATAACCAGATTAACAATTTTGAACAAGTGCATGATGCTATTCAGAAAAGGTAAACGGAACACTCTTAAATGACAATTCTCTGAATCATTTGTCTTTGGTTTCCTATAAATCATAATTTAATTCGAAATTCTACATGTAATtcactctttttctattttcagtATTTTCACTTCACCTAAAGCTGAGTTATACAAATGTATAGGGAAAAATATGATATGATACGTGGTCACCTAGAGGAAGGATACGTGGAACCTAAGACGAAGATGGTCATCGAATGCAGCTATTCTGCTTGTCACCGGAAGAGAATATTCATAAAGATGTATTAAATACTTTGCGTCCGGTAGtatttaataaagaatattctGCAGTATTAGGTACGACAGCCCGTTACAAGAAATTTGGCATTTATTTCTATCGTTAcaccttcatcaatgaccctcataattgacattaaaggagggaacgatcctaggacctccttcccaAGACATAGCTATGAATAGAGAGCTCaatatcattgtaaaggacatgaattttctgacaaacttataCTACATTCTAGACAAAGCTTAATAACATTTACTTTCTTGCTTTTAGATCTCATCATTGTTGTGGCCGGAAGTCTTTCTCCCTGAATCATTATTTATGCTATATTATCTACATTCTGAGGCTAAGTATCGTATTActctttaattactttattatttctAGATCAAATTAGTctacttgtctagaaaccacgtataaat is a genomic window of Nicotiana tabacum cultivar K326 chromosome 16, ASM71507v2, whole genome shotgun sequence containing:
- the LOC107762765 gene encoding uncharacterized protein LOC107762765; the encoded protein is MDLSITSKNPSFCTNNVQQQQQKAVGMNKLREAILKLSNSEPNGPLSPTQNSILQQRLSHFLSSLHTTPDHPPYSWMIQRALQELDEAEGSTEDSISKFIKKEYDDLPVAHMFLLKHHLQKLSENGEILMIDGGGRFLLAGGGDNSLNPETKTKRKYKKRKGRWGWEIKPKKRRRKEKKEKKHDDVQVVKEERKLDEQQNVVNHGQQNGIHRELNGHHNEPNTDKEEGQLSARQNGVTGNKVLPKGGLKIRLHKQKGMQQFEGPPQSFVSSESDVGSKAGSEHLDDLKLQQQKLSLSGVEETADICSLYPLETEQPEDNLPQILSPQAPPGFEFTVVEDATANNSASVALDSAKEDYVKPRIDDLSDASKQSKESLKQQREYQYSNDGSMSSATVLSLNQNQQTERLEDELVAEDLLKTKNQQKQHDALQQLKNTNEAQRKGTVTQNAPLVLTLQCEQREQHISDRGTRQVQLTPSEPKQQLSVPRRLTRSQLKEGSRTQLFASKQLEQERSSSEPKQLTIQRKRTRTQLKAIITQPASSTDLFALKHLEQENSPELKQQIDKPYDLSKKTGALLNEMIIPDTHGSLDKREAQQLIELSKMEESHEIVLATVEPSSEKKQQLEEGTSTLEKLNEDDDSTGFEAVSIEISSQTDREQRQLKRWSRDRSEPKSVSTSEVEPLPFCASADKHLVQFEEPLALATSEEALNLTDPQHEVSLEQPKRQLRRRPPEYKEDEAKLGTSTVSVLATNEEALPDKRTNEEVLCLNDSQHEVHFKQQIQKRRGRIPKGNDDGAKPDTTILKKLGVSKKSKKKQNGRGLGRPRKTQ